TTTTTATAGATAGAAAAAGAGATACAGCAACCTGCTGTATCTCCTTATCAGTAAATACTTTTTGGATAATTAAAATTAGTGTATACCAAATAAGCATTTTATATTGATAATTTTTGCCAATCTTGTTATAATAATTCCAATCGATGTGCACGGCAATGCACATATATAATTATTACACATGAGACGGCAATGATCACAGGGGTTGTGATTTAGTGTTATTTTGAGTCGAAGCAAAATTAGCACCGTCTCTTTTTTATTTGCTTAAAATATACCATCAATGACTAGAACAAGCAACAATATGTTTATTTAAGGTATAAGTTATTACTTATAAAAACGGAGTATAAATTATACCTTAAATAATTAGAAAGAATAAGTTATACCTCAATAATAAAGGTATAACTTATTCTAAAATAAAAAGTATATTTAGTTAAATAGTTGATTGCATAGTATTCTTCATTCAAATATAAAAGAATAATTTATACTTTAAAATATAAATATAAAAGAATAACTTATTCTTTTTATATAAATAAATAAAGGTATAACTTATTCTTTTTGGCAAAATTAGCATGAAAAAATTATTTTAATTCCTCGAATTTTTGCTTGATTTCTTGCCTGGCTAATTCTTCTTTTGACATACTGAGTCGATTACCAATATAAGATTCGGCGAGCGTATCGACCAATTTATCAAAAGAAATTCTTCCAGAAACACCTTGTAGTTCAACAATATAATCTTGTAAGACATTGAGTTTACTTTCTAATGCAGGTGATATTTTTTTTGGAACAATTACTTTATAACGTTTATCTGAAATAATAACTGGTCTTCCTCTTTTTTTGTTTGCTGCTTGAAGTGTTTTCTCTCCATTATATTTTTTAAAACTTGTTGGTTTTATTAAAGCATTGTTACCAAAATTATTTTCACCTTCAATTTGAACTTTTTTCTTTTTTGGCGCATCAATTAATTGTTTAAATCCTTTAGATTCAGGAATATTTGTATTAATATGTGAAAGATTTTTGCCTGCCATTGAAAATTCTCCTTTTTTAAGATTCTAAATAGTTTCTTCTGGCTTCAATTTCATTAAGAATAGTTGTAAATAATTGATGAGCTTTAAAATCCCATTGATCAAAGTTTCCATTATTATAACGTTTTAAGTAAATTCCCTCTCTTGAATATCGCTTTAATCTATTTTGATAGGTAATAATGGTATCTAGAACGGCTGTATCATACATTTCTTTTGCTTCCTGTAAAACATCGGTATCCAGTTGGCTATCTGGATCCAACATACAAGCAACAATAGCAATAACTTGTAATTCAATATCATAGCGATCAACCATAAAATTTTGATAATTAATGTACTTACTAATACCGTCTAAAGATTCTTCTTGAGTCTGAAAAGCAATAATGCTGTAGTCAGAAGCTGCCATTGCATTATCAGAATAATCAGAAATAGTGGGCGGAACATCAATGAAAATATCATCATAGTGTTCTTTTAAAGGAGCTAGTAAGTTTGCTAAAACGGTTATTTGTTCTTCTTCTGTTTGAAAATTGCTAATGACATATTTTGAGAATGAGCGAAAACTTGTGTCACAAGCAATCAAGTCTAAATTTTCCATAATTGGTGTAATACAATTAACCAGAGAATTTTCTTGAATACCATTAGTTATTGTTTTTTCAATTTTATTAATATCTGCTGTCTTTGCTAATACTTGGGATGCATTAGCTTGTGGATCCAAGTCCAATACCAATGTTTTTCTATTTTTCATAATAGCATTGTCATAACCAAGCATAGTAACAATTTTTGTTTTTCCAACGCCACCTTTAAAATTTCCTACAGTATAGGTTGTTGCTGTCATCCCATTTCCCCCTCTCAATCCATATAAAAAGTATAAGTTATATATTTTTATATGTCAATAAATAACTTATACTTTTTGTAGAAATCACTGTTTTTCAATTTTTCCTAGGTTAGATAGACTAAATAGAATAATGTAAATTATTTTTTAAAGTATAACTTATACTTTTATATAGCTTTTAGAATAGACAATAAATGAATTAATTTTTAGATAAAAAAGCAATAGAACATGGTATTTTTTAAATCATTGAAAGATAAAATTTTTTATTTTCAATGCGAATAATTTATATATGTTATTCGCATAGGAATTAATTAAGTAGTTATCGAAAGTATAACCAGGTAATTGACTGATGAGATATTGACTTATCCATGAATTATAATAATAAAATACATAAAAAGTATAAGTTATACCTTAATTTAAAAGTATAACTTATACTTAAATTGATATTAATTAATCATTTATGTTTAGCTACTATTTAAAACGATAAATTGATGTAAGAAATTTTATTTTTTACTCTTCTTATTAGTAAATTAGTATCTGTTTTTATCAAATATTTGGCTTATTCAAAATAGCGATTAAATACCAAGCTATTTGATTAATGTAAAAAGAATATCTTAGTTCATAAAAGCTTTAAATTGAGATTGCCATTGACTGAAATATCTATTTGGATTAATCAAAGCAATTATCGAATAATATAGTAAAGCAATTGATTATGATATCGAGTTTGACATAAAGGAGCATTGATTGGCATTAATGCTGATGAATCAACTGGCAGATAGTATATGAATAGTTGTCGGTTCTGAATGATCTAGACTGACTGTCCTTGATAAGAAAAAATTATACAATAAAACAGCTAGTGATTTGAATATTACAATTAAACTATCCACTATAAAAATAGATTGTTATGATACAATTAAAAAAAGTTACTCACAAGCATTAATTTATAGTTAGTGCCAAGTGTTCATTAAATAGCAAGTTTATAACATTATTGATTATAATATAAAGGAAGTCTTTTGATACAATAAAGTAAGCGCTTGTTAATTTTTTATAGGGAAACAAGAGATGTGCTTAGTGTGAATAAGAAATATTAAGTATATAAATAAATTTTAGGTTTAAAGCGGTTACCTTGTTTGAAATCATTTAATAGCTCATTATATAAAAGATAAATGGATGAATAATATCTCTGAATTAGAAAAAAATTATAACTATTAAAAAGGATTTTCCTAGAAGGGATTATAGTAACAAAGAATGAATATAAAATTGAAAAATATAAGAAAAAATTATGGATCGTTTGAAGCAATTAAAGGAGTTTCCACTGAATTTAAGGAAGGTGGTTTTTATGGCTTATTAGGACCAAATGGTGCTGGAAAAACAACATTATTTAATCTCTTAATTCAAGCAATTGCTAAAACTTCGGGTGTTATTGATTGGTCGGTG
This is a stretch of genomic DNA from Melissococcus plutonius ATCC 35311. It encodes these proteins:
- a CDS encoding ParA family protein; this encodes MTATTYTVGNFKGGVGKTKIVTMLGYDNAIMKNRKTLVLDLDPQANASQVLAKTADINKIEKTITNGIQENSLVNCITPIMENLDLIACDTSFRSFSKYVISNFQTEEEQITVLANLLAPLKEHYDDIFIDVPPTISDYSDNAMAASDYSIIAFQTQEESLDGISKYINYQNFMVDRYDIELQVIAIVACMLDPDSQLDTDVLQEAKEMYDTAVLDTIITYQNRLKRYSREGIYLKRYNNGNFDQWDFKAHQLFTTILNEIEARRNYLES